One segment of Candidatus Nitrospira nitrosa DNA contains the following:
- a CDS encoding 2-oxoacid:acceptor oxidoreductase family protein, producing MIKRRLNIRMSGLGGQGAVTAAHVLAMAANRDGKFSISNPFFGAEKRMAPAESYCRIGIERIYDRGELVFPDVIQVFHPQVITMGKSYTMPFYSGVKEGGVVIINSAQPLLSNEDVDRLKDLNVAVFYIAGTELAIEVAGTELSTNMAMIGSVSGITKCVSMESLDGALQERFGKKFVASGGTASLDEAIKKKFAKKEMLLAKNLATVKAAYEIASEWADKNKIELRVGDPAVAA from the coding sequence ATGATTAAAAGGCGATTGAATATCCGGATGTCAGGCTTGGGCGGACAGGGTGCGGTTACCGCAGCACATGTCTTGGCCATGGCTGCCAACCGAGACGGTAAGTTCTCCATCTCCAACCCGTTTTTCGGCGCCGAGAAACGCATGGCTCCGGCAGAGAGCTATTGCCGTATTGGCATTGAGAGAATCTATGATCGTGGTGAATTAGTATTTCCTGATGTCATCCAGGTTTTCCATCCTCAAGTCATTACCATGGGAAAAAGCTACACCATGCCGTTTTACTCAGGTGTAAAGGAAGGCGGGGTCGTCATTATCAATTCTGCACAGCCGTTACTATCCAATGAGGATGTGGATCGGCTGAAGGATTTGAACGTCGCCGTGTTTTATATCGCTGGTACCGAGTTGGCGATTGAGGTGGCTGGAACCGAGCTGTCGACGAATATGGCGATGATCGGTTCTGTCTCAGGCATTACGAAATGTGTCTCAATGGAGTCCCTCGACGGTGCGCTTCAGGAGCGGTTCGGAAAGAAATTTGTGGCCTCCGGAGGAACTGCCTCCTTAGACGAAGCCATCAAGAAGAAGTTTGCCAAGAAGGAAATGCTGTTAGCCAAGAACTTGGCTACAGTTAAAGCAGCCTATGAAATCGCCAGTGAATGGGCTGACAAGAACAAGATCGAGCTGCGAGTCGGCGATCCGGCCGTTGCAGCGTAA
- a CDS encoding pyruvate ferredoxin oxidoreductase, whose product MYNVAQVIDEKCTAKKGCRLCIMYCPEANCLDLNTEKMVAEVLIDRCKGCELCVIVCDAAKHFAITMQAVSATGQLMVQKGESAALGQAYQG is encoded by the coding sequence ATGTATAACGTCGCGCAAGTCATCGATGAAAAATGCACAGCGAAGAAGGGTTGCCGGCTGTGTATCATGTACTGTCCTGAAGCGAACTGTCTGGACTTAAACACCGAGAAGATGGTGGCGGAAGTCCTCATAGACCGTTGTAAAGGCTGTGAACTCTGCGTCATCGTATGTGATGCAGCCAAACACTTCGCCATCACTATGCAGGCCGTCAGTGCCACAGGCCAACTGATGGTCCAAAAAGGTGAATCTGCAGCGTTGGGACAAGCCTACCAGGGCTGA
- a CDS encoding class II aldolase/adducin family protein yields the protein MDGSGKHFNGGIMLTAIGDVMRRCYERGWITTRDGNISMKKREGRYLYITPSGWRKTIVHPEHVVRLEIVTDPKTGLRIPKINDQQKPSGELWMHWNLQRDSKRTRTVVHVHATHVVAAIYAGFDLQDISKEFPEISRYTRVGRTVPALPALSRELADTTGECIGVRKDGTLEFDIVGQANHGVCAVAMDPWGAYEHIERLDHICEIVLKSGVTARRIPG from the coding sequence ATGGATGGCTCAGGCAAACATTTTAACGGAGGGATTATGCTGACGGCTATAGGGGATGTTATGAGGCGTTGTTATGAGAGAGGGTGGATTACCACTAGAGACGGCAATATCAGCATGAAAAAGCGAGAAGGCCGGTACTTGTACATCACTCCATCCGGTTGGCGCAAGACGATCGTCCATCCTGAACATGTCGTTCGATTAGAGATTGTCACTGATCCTAAGACCGGTCTACGCATACCAAAAATCAACGATCAACAGAAGCCATCCGGTGAGCTCTGGATGCATTGGAACCTACAGCGGGATTCGAAGCGAACACGAACCGTAGTCCATGTGCATGCAACGCATGTAGTGGCGGCGATCTATGCCGGATTTGACTTGCAAGACATCAGTAAAGAGTTTCCAGAGATCTCACGCTATACGCGGGTAGGTCGTACCGTTCCTGCCTTGCCGGCCTTGTCGCGTGAGTTGGCCGATACAACGGGGGAGTGTATAGGGGTGCGGAAAGATGGGACGCTTGAGTTTGACATTGTAGGACAGGCCAATCATGGAGTCTGTGCCGTTGCCATGGATCCCTGGGGTGCGTATGAGCACATTGAACGTTTGGATCACATCTGCGAGATTGTCCTGAAGAGTGGCGTAACTGCGAGACGAATACCCGGTTAA
- a CDS encoding YheT family hydrolase: MTNLTVQDLALSFQPPLPLKNAHLMTLIPRYVPREISLTGLPQESRLFTVEPQSQLQGFCHWQTDRKAFPTVVLVHGLEGSSESRYMRGITAKAFRSGFNVIRLNQRTCGGTEHLSPTLYNSGLSSDYRAIVKELIHHDGLDRIWLAGYSMGGNLVLKAAGELGGSEPALAGVAAVCPNINPTVCAHALEEPRNWIYHRHFVTKLKERLRRKASLFPEKWDLSLLDKIRTISEFDDVYTARDGGYRDGADYYDRAGSRHVLKQIAVPTLIITAQDDPFIPYSMFTVPSIQQHPNIQVVAPRYGGHCGFYQGGRRDEDPYWSENRILDFLRGMRPNRS, from the coding sequence ATGACAAATCTCACCGTGCAGGATCTTGCATTGTCCTTTCAGCCTCCACTGCCGCTCAAGAATGCTCATCTCATGACCCTCATCCCTCGCTACGTGCCGCGGGAGATATCGCTGACGGGTTTACCTCAGGAATCGCGACTCTTTACCGTCGAGCCACAGTCACAACTCCAAGGATTCTGTCATTGGCAAACCGATCGCAAGGCCTTCCCCACCGTCGTACTGGTCCATGGTTTGGAAGGTTCCAGCGAATCGCGATACATGCGAGGGATCACCGCAAAAGCCTTCCGCTCAGGGTTCAACGTCATCCGCCTAAACCAACGAACCTGTGGTGGGACAGAACATCTTTCCCCAACTCTGTACAACAGCGGACTCAGTAGTGATTACCGGGCTATCGTGAAAGAACTCATTCATCATGATGGCCTTGATCGCATCTGGCTGGCCGGCTATTCCATGGGAGGAAACCTTGTGCTCAAAGCCGCGGGGGAGTTAGGGGGGAGTGAACCGGCTCTGGCCGGAGTGGCTGCGGTATGCCCCAATATCAATCCTACCGTCTGCGCCCATGCCCTGGAGGAACCGCGCAATTGGATTTATCACCGTCATTTCGTCACAAAACTCAAGGAGCGCTTACGACGAAAGGCCTCCTTGTTCCCAGAGAAATGGGATCTCTCGCTCCTCGACAAGATCAGAACCATCAGCGAATTCGACGATGTGTACACCGCTCGTGACGGTGGCTACCGGGACGGCGCTGACTATTACGACCGGGCTGGATCACGACATGTGCTCAAGCAGATCGCGGTACCGACTCTGATCATCACGGCCCAGGATGACCCCTTTATTCCCTACTCAATGTTTACCGTACCGTCGATTCAGCAACACCCAAACATCCAAGTGGTCGCACCTCGTTATGGAGGACATTGTGGATTCTACCAAGGTGGACGACGTGATGAGGACCCCTACTGGTCGGAGAACCGAATCCTAGACTTCTTGCGTGGGATGCGACCGAACCGGTCCTGA
- a CDS encoding proteasome accessory factor PafA2 family protein — protein MLHRIFGLETEYGLLIHEDRPDHSPTWFAHQIRNHLFQVQRRGVLDLHHRGHDEPPGNGGFLTNGGRIYLDMGHLEYASPECHSLTDVVASDRAGDRLLQQAVEELGFSEHVSLIKNNIDHETDATFGSHENYLVSRRFPFSRRGLAPFVTFLVTRQIFTGAGRIGAAGPQDAWIQMDRLIVPRAAAGARGDSKLPFQISQRSDYIVNDFFEWVQHNRAIVNTRDEPLADPNEYRRIHLLLGDSNMAEYATALKLGVTGLVLQLIEEGHAPQDLEIDEPVEALQEISQDQERSWVIRLQSQRTMSALDIQERFLDCALRHCKGQDEETDWVLAQWASVLNDLRGDYQKLVGRVDWASKLWLLECFREAEGLDWGDSLLKSLDLEYHNLNPSKGLYAGLVEEGRVSRMTTDALIQIAMEEAPKNTRAYGRSALVRHLLGGWSPSNADQGAKPDGLFPAYVINWSIFQVRGRAPFPMPDPFRTYHDEVRTHLDPAIV, from the coding sequence ATGTTGCATCGAATTTTTGGCTTGGAGACCGAGTACGGGCTCTTGATCCATGAGGACCGGCCTGACCATTCCCCAACCTGGTTTGCCCATCAAATTAGAAATCATCTGTTCCAGGTCCAGCGTCGAGGGGTGCTTGATCTCCACCATCGCGGCCATGATGAGCCGCCTGGAAATGGGGGATTTCTCACTAACGGTGGGCGAATCTACCTGGATATGGGGCATTTAGAGTACGCCTCGCCCGAGTGTCACTCTCTCACGGATGTTGTGGCGTCTGATCGTGCAGGAGATCGCTTACTGCAGCAAGCGGTCGAAGAGCTTGGGTTTTCCGAGCACGTATCGCTGATCAAGAACAACATCGATCATGAGACGGATGCGACCTTTGGCTCACATGAAAACTATCTTGTCTCTCGTCGGTTCCCGTTTTCGAGGCGCGGGTTGGCCCCGTTTGTGACTTTTCTGGTGACTAGACAGATCTTTACCGGAGCAGGACGTATCGGTGCCGCCGGTCCACAGGATGCCTGGATTCAAATGGATCGATTGATTGTTCCACGTGCGGCCGCTGGGGCCCGAGGTGACTCGAAACTGCCGTTTCAAATTTCTCAGCGAAGCGATTACATCGTCAATGATTTCTTCGAGTGGGTGCAGCACAATCGGGCGATTGTGAATACGAGGGATGAGCCATTGGCGGATCCCAATGAATACCGGCGAATCCATTTACTGCTTGGCGATTCCAATATGGCTGAATACGCGACAGCGTTGAAACTTGGTGTGACCGGATTAGTTTTGCAGCTGATTGAGGAAGGGCATGCTCCTCAGGATTTAGAGATTGACGAACCGGTAGAGGCACTACAAGAAATTTCCCAGGACCAAGAGCGGAGCTGGGTTATTCGGCTTCAGTCTCAACGAACCATGTCGGCTCTTGATATTCAGGAGCGGTTTCTAGATTGTGCCCTGCGGCATTGTAAGGGGCAGGATGAGGAAACTGATTGGGTCCTTGCTCAATGGGCGTCGGTCCTCAACGATCTGCGCGGGGATTATCAGAAGCTGGTTGGCCGTGTGGATTGGGCGTCAAAGCTCTGGCTGTTGGAGTGTTTTAGAGAAGCAGAAGGACTGGATTGGGGCGATTCTCTGCTCAAGAGCTTGGATTTAGAGTATCACAACTTGAATCCTTCAAAGGGGCTTTATGCTGGGCTTGTGGAAGAGGGACGGGTTTCTCGTATGACGACCGATGCACTGATTCAGATTGCGATGGAGGAGGCCCCCAAGAATACACGTGCCTATGGACGCAGTGCATTGGTCAGGCATCTCTTGGGTGGATGGTCGCCTTCCAATGCAGATCAAGGGGCGAAGCCTGACGGACTATTTCCTGCCTATGTGATTAATTGGTCAATTTTCCAAGTTCGAGGTCGTGCCCCCTTTCCCATGCCGGACCCGTTTCGGACATATCATGACGAGGTGCGGACGCACCTCGATCCCGCCATCGTCTGA
- a CDS encoding proteasome subunit alpha, which produces MQGDFYQILKEQGYALGVPGQSGAGQPLTTATTILAFKYRDGVLVAGDRRATAGNMVMYDRTDKVLEIDRHCVMAIAGVPATAYEMARVLEHSFKYYRRTQLQELSFEGKLRALSKLLKENVPAALAGTGAVVPIFAGYDADQEAAKIYFYDILGAEFEGVEYAVSGSGSPTIRGILHYVNTWGEQPLSTMSQEQASIQALRLLTCAAEFDSATGGVNREAGLYPVVKLITAEGVTAMADPSLRSLFESNVSKGV; this is translated from the coding sequence ATGCAGGGTGATTTTTATCAGATACTGAAGGAACAGGGGTACGCATTGGGAGTGCCGGGACAGTCCGGAGCGGGGCAACCCCTGACCACCGCTACGACGATTCTTGCCTTCAAATATCGCGATGGGGTGCTGGTGGCTGGAGATCGTCGAGCGACAGCCGGCAACATGGTCATGTATGACCGAACTGACAAGGTCTTAGAGATCGATCGACATTGCGTCATGGCGATTGCCGGGGTTCCTGCCACCGCGTATGAGATGGCGCGCGTTCTGGAACACTCCTTTAAGTATTATCGGCGGACACAGCTGCAGGAACTTAGCTTCGAGGGCAAGCTTCGAGCCCTATCCAAACTGCTCAAGGAAAATGTTCCGGCAGCCTTGGCAGGGACGGGGGCCGTTGTCCCGATCTTTGCCGGATACGATGCCGACCAAGAGGCCGCAAAGATTTACTTCTACGATATCCTTGGCGCGGAGTTTGAGGGAGTAGAGTATGCGGTGTCTGGTTCTGGTTCGCCAACTATTCGAGGTATCCTTCACTATGTAAATACATGGGGTGAGCAACCTCTGAGTACGATGTCTCAAGAGCAGGCGTCTATTCAAGCATTGCGGCTGTTAACATGTGCCGCAGAATTCGATAGTGCGACCGGTGGGGTGAATCGGGAGGCTGGGCTGTATCCGGTTGTGAAATTGATCACAGCCGAGGGTGTGACGGCAATGGCTGATCCATCTCTCCGATCCTTGTTTGAGTCAAACGTATCGAAAGGCGTGTAA
- a CDS encoding ubiquitin-like protein UBact, with protein MIQSLMPERRERPGDPMPKSPSPLEEGGGPRRPETGSPDKDSLLKRMRRVDPKQAERYRQRTGE; from the coding sequence ATGATCCAGAGCCTTATGCCGGAGAGACGAGAGAGGCCAGGAGATCCCATGCCGAAATCCCCCAGCCCCCTGGAAGAAGGAGGGGGGCCACGCCGCCCAGAAACCGGGTCACCCGATAAAGATAGTTTGCTCAAGCGGATGCGCAGAGTCGACCCCAAGCAGGCAGAGCGATATCGGCAGCGGACAGGGGAGTGA
- a CDS encoding proteasome accessory factor PafA2 family protein, whose amino-acid sequence MRLFGIETEYGITRDDVPDMDPVVESMELVRAHLAASFERRWDYAGEDPHEDARGFRVSGLQQDKEEDEFARRDAHRPFSFHDMKSDLVLPNGARFYNDHTHPEYSTPECRTLRDLVAHDRAGERIVHRAAQRRNRLLGGAHLRLYKNNTDFHGHSYGCHDNYLVPRSIPFPALAAGLLPFLVSRQVIAGAGKVGIEAQESGWVPGAYQLSQRADFMETELGVDTMHNRPILNTRDEPHADRRKYRRLHLIIGDANMCEYATALKIGTTRLVLDLIERGALPPLEVEQPVVAVKQVSRDPEMKTMIRLKDGRKVSALELQAHYCEIARRELAGSDEESDWLLSEWAETLHTLSEDRSRLVGKLDWVTKLWLIETFMREERIGWDDPWLASLDLEYHNVNPEQGLYLGLEAEGKAWRLTTEDGIEEALRSGPQDTRGGVRGLCVQRFSEQIQSMQWEQIQFRGSIRSQHLNMGDLFDPKEVRRCVDIFQQARSPADALAVWDHRKEIQT is encoded by the coding sequence ATGCGTCTTTTTGGAATTGAGACCGAGTACGGTATCACGCGCGATGATGTGCCGGACATGGATCCGGTGGTCGAATCAATGGAACTCGTGCGTGCTCATCTGGCAGCCTCTTTCGAGCGGCGGTGGGACTATGCCGGTGAGGATCCGCATGAGGATGCGCGCGGCTTCCGAGTCTCGGGCTTGCAACAGGATAAAGAGGAGGATGAGTTCGCACGCCGCGATGCCCATCGCCCCTTTTCGTTCCATGACATGAAAAGCGACCTCGTCTTGCCGAACGGTGCGCGATTCTACAACGACCATACGCATCCAGAGTACTCCACACCTGAATGTCGAACGCTTCGCGATCTGGTAGCGCATGATCGTGCGGGAGAACGGATCGTGCACCGTGCCGCCCAGCGGCGCAACCGGCTTTTGGGAGGAGCTCACCTGCGCCTGTACAAAAACAATACTGACTTCCACGGCCACAGTTACGGGTGTCATGACAACTATCTTGTTCCGCGCTCGATACCCTTTCCTGCGCTGGCAGCAGGCCTTCTTCCGTTTCTGGTCAGCCGACAGGTCATTGCCGGGGCAGGGAAGGTGGGAATCGAGGCGCAGGAATCCGGATGGGTTCCTGGCGCCTATCAGCTCTCGCAACGTGCAGATTTCATGGAGACGGAGCTGGGGGTCGATACGATGCACAATCGGCCCATCCTCAATACCAGAGATGAGCCTCATGCCGACCGGCGAAAGTATCGCCGTCTGCATCTGATTATCGGCGATGCCAACATGTGTGAGTATGCGACGGCGCTCAAGATTGGGACGACCAGGCTGGTGCTTGATCTCATTGAGCGAGGGGCGCTGCCTCCCCTGGAGGTGGAGCAACCGGTGGTGGCCGTCAAACAAGTCTCGCGTGATCCGGAGATGAAAACAATGATTCGGCTGAAGGATGGCCGAAAGGTTTCGGCGTTGGAGCTTCAGGCGCACTATTGCGAGATAGCACGTCGTGAGCTAGCCGGATCAGACGAGGAGTCAGATTGGCTCTTGAGTGAGTGGGCTGAGACGTTGCATACATTGTCGGAGGACCGCTCACGGTTAGTGGGGAAACTTGATTGGGTGACCAAACTGTGGCTGATCGAGACCTTCATGCGGGAGGAACGCATCGGCTGGGATGACCCCTGGTTGGCGAGCCTGGACTTGGAGTATCACAACGTCAACCCCGAGCAGGGGCTCTATCTTGGACTGGAGGCAGAGGGAAAAGCCTGGCGGTTGACCACTGAGGATGGAATCGAAGAGGCGCTTCGGAGCGGGCCACAGGATACTCGTGGCGGGGTGCGCGGGTTGTGTGTGCAGCGGTTTTCTGAGCAGATTCAGTCGATGCAATGGGAACAGATACAATTCAGAGGGAGCATCCGTTCTCAGCACCTCAATATGGGAGATCTCTTTGACCCGAAGGAAGTCCGACGATGCGTCGATATTTTCCAACAGGCGCGCTCGCCTGCTGATGCATTGGCTGTGTGGGACCACAGAAAGGAAATACAGACATGA
- a CDS encoding AAA family ATPase, with the protein MSDHGSFDQETRNDRSDEPSLKIGTDPLELIEQCLATFSDGDPRQKLLYKLRHAVMLSQTASQQREVEFKKVSEVVAKLTAPANRIGTLLEIPAPGLARIVVGGAEYYANVDPRVADDDLRIGTQILVNEAYAVIRTLGYDRNGPILKLAETLPDGRLRFEQDMGRQSLILQRSTDLVGADLKAGDHIRIDPSLRVALEKLVDQKAGRHVLDEAPTVTWDQIGGQNEAITAIRKAIEYPLLHAETFERFKFSQPKGFLLYGPPGCGKTLIGQAAAGSLAKRLSESQQGQAPDMDKRPPVTSGAFLHVKGPEILNMWLGESERMVRDLFEQARARRKEGALPFIFIDEAESILGTRRAMRSFNISNTLVPMFCSEMDGIESLRDVVIILASNRPDLIDPAVLRPGRIDRKIKVSRPNKAAAAEILKVYLTSDLPLDPTLVKDRGGEPAQAVVALVEDIIEAIFRRTEETRLLSIRLRSGQSTVLYRGDLVSGAILASIVQRAKEKAIDRTVQSGLPAGLLEEDLRVAVSEEFREGDMLPPDDAAEEWLKLLDHHPEQVVGISSFRRGRQAEERLTSQII; encoded by the coding sequence ATGAGTGATCACGGCTCTTTTGACCAAGAGACAAGGAATGATCGAAGCGATGAGCCATCGCTGAAGATCGGGACGGATCCGCTCGAGTTGATTGAACAGTGTCTGGCCACCTTTTCAGACGGTGATCCTCGGCAAAAGCTGCTGTACAAGCTGCGGCATGCCGTGATGTTGTCTCAAACCGCTTCTCAGCAACGTGAGGTGGAGTTCAAGAAGGTGAGCGAGGTCGTGGCCAAGCTCACGGCTCCAGCCAACCGGATCGGCACTTTACTTGAAATTCCGGCTCCGGGTCTCGCCCGTATCGTCGTCGGTGGGGCGGAGTATTATGCCAACGTGGATCCTCGCGTGGCTGATGACGATCTGCGGATCGGCACCCAGATCCTGGTCAATGAAGCCTATGCGGTCATTCGGACGCTGGGGTACGATCGGAACGGGCCCATTTTGAAACTGGCCGAAACGTTACCGGACGGTCGGTTGCGGTTTGAGCAGGATATGGGCCGGCAGTCGTTGATTTTGCAACGTTCGACGGATTTGGTCGGTGCCGATCTTAAGGCAGGGGACCACATTCGAATCGACCCCAGTCTCCGCGTTGCCCTTGAGAAGCTTGTGGACCAGAAGGCCGGCCGGCATGTCCTAGATGAAGCACCCACAGTGACATGGGACCAGATCGGGGGACAGAACGAGGCGATCACTGCAATCCGTAAGGCGATTGAATATCCTCTATTGCATGCGGAGACGTTCGAACGGTTCAAGTTTTCTCAACCGAAGGGGTTTTTGCTCTACGGACCACCCGGGTGCGGGAAGACGCTGATCGGGCAAGCTGCTGCCGGTAGCTTAGCCAAGCGGCTCAGTGAATCGCAGCAAGGACAGGCGCCTGACATGGATAAGCGCCCGCCCGTCACAAGCGGGGCATTTCTTCATGTCAAAGGGCCAGAAATCCTCAATATGTGGCTTGGGGAGTCAGAGCGGATGGTCCGTGATCTCTTTGAGCAGGCGCGAGCTCGACGAAAGGAAGGGGCTCTGCCGTTCATCTTTATCGACGAGGCGGAGTCAATTTTAGGGACGCGGCGTGCTATGCGTTCCTTCAACATCTCCAACACGCTCGTTCCGATGTTTTGCAGCGAAATGGATGGGATCGAGTCGTTGCGGGACGTCGTCATCATTTTGGCCTCCAACCGACCGGACCTGATTGATCCGGCCGTGTTGCGTCCCGGTCGAATCGATCGGAAAATTAAAGTGAGCCGGCCGAACAAGGCTGCCGCAGCCGAGATTTTGAAAGTCTATTTGACGTCGGATCTTCCACTCGACCCCACGTTGGTAAAGGACCGCGGGGGTGAGCCAGCGCAGGCGGTGGTGGCGCTTGTCGAAGACATTATTGAGGCGATCTTCCGTCGAACGGAGGAAACCCGTCTCCTCTCGATCAGACTGAGAAGTGGTCAGAGTACGGTGCTGTACCGCGGCGATCTTGTCAGTGGGGCAATCCTGGCGTCGATCGTTCAACGGGCGAAGGAAAAGGCGATCGATCGTACGGTTCAGTCCGGGCTGCCGGCGGGATTGCTGGAGGAGGATCTCCGGGTAGCCGTGTCCGAGGAATTTCGAGAGGGTGACATGTTGCCGCCGGACGATGCCGCCGAGGAATGGCTGAAATTGCTTGACCATCATCCGGAGCAGGTGGTCGGTATTTCGTCCTTCAGGCGAGGCCGTCAGGCCGAAGAACGGCTCACCAGTCAGATCATCTAA
- a CDS encoding S1C family serine protease, which yields MTPASPELGADERTTITVFERATKSVVFIANTAIQQDIWSLNVMEVPQGSGSGFIWSKQGHIVTNFHVIYGADAIKVTLADRSEHQAKLVGADPDHDLAVLQIQVSDGQLDPMAIGSSHDLRVGQKVLAIGNPFGLDHTLTTGVVSALGRTIKSMSNRTIEGVVQTDAAINPGNSGGPLLDSAGRLIGVNTQIVSPSGAYAGIGFAVPVDTVNRIVPELIKHGKLIRPGLGVSLVPDAMAKRWGIKGVIIGKVTRGGPADRAGLKGARETMMGQIQLGDVLVSVAGKAVTTIDDLMDAMEEHKIGDHVTVEILRGNRREKVPVTLQAVN from the coding sequence GTGACGCCTGCATCCCCGGAGCTTGGTGCCGATGAGCGAACCACGATCACGGTCTTTGAGCGAGCGACGAAGTCCGTGGTGTTTATTGCCAATACCGCTATCCAGCAGGACATTTGGTCCCTGAACGTCATGGAAGTGCCGCAGGGATCGGGGTCCGGGTTTATTTGGAGCAAGCAAGGGCACATTGTGACGAACTTTCATGTCATCTATGGGGCTGATGCGATCAAGGTGACCTTGGCAGATCGGAGCGAACATCAGGCTAAGTTGGTTGGGGCCGATCCCGATCACGATCTGGCGGTGCTTCAAATACAAGTTTCGGACGGCCAGTTGGATCCGATGGCGATCGGCTCCTCCCATGATTTGCGGGTCGGACAAAAAGTGCTGGCGATCGGCAATCCATTCGGGCTTGACCATACCCTGACGACGGGCGTCGTCAGCGCCTTGGGCCGGACCATTAAGTCAATGTCTAATCGAACGATTGAAGGGGTGGTTCAGACGGACGCCGCGATCAATCCGGGCAACTCTGGTGGGCCCTTGCTCGATAGTGCCGGGCGGTTGATTGGTGTCAATACGCAGATTGTGAGTCCGAGCGGAGCCTATGCCGGTATTGGGTTTGCGGTTCCGGTTGATACCGTCAATCGTATCGTTCCTGAACTCATCAAGCATGGGAAGCTCATTCGTCCTGGACTGGGGGTCTCGCTCGTACCGGATGCGATGGCAAAGCGATGGGGAATCAAAGGGGTCATCATCGGTAAGGTGACTCGTGGTGGGCCCGCGGACCGCGCCGGCCTCAAGGGGGCTCGCGAAACGATGATGGGACAGATTCAACTCGGCGATGTTCTTGTCTCGGTCGCAGGGAAAGCCGTGACCACCATTGACGATCTCATGGATGCGATGGAAGAGCACAAGATCGGTGACCACGTTACAGTGGAGATCCTCCGTGGCAACCGGCGCGAAAAGGTGCCGGTGACGCTTCAGGCCGTCAACTAG